tttcttttttgctgtgtatagtgacaggttgctttcgacattatagtaaggcctgaaaatttcaccattcgatgagaaggattaaattgtagaacacttgcagtgtggcgtcgtgcttaaattgacatgacaataactaggcacctcaaaattgcagcgccgcagtcggaatgcccgcacacaccaggcctacaggcacttttgcaggcgagcctgatggtgtgcacgctcttatggctgaagtaaaccttgaagaaaaaaatcatgctgcaacggctatgctacttatggttgcattaaagggtgagttcagcaattatttatttgcaaactagcaatacttgcccttcatatcattaatacatcagcaaattttaagataagttacaaattccttgcctatgctacctttgcatcctttaattatgtggggcctgagaggggggaggggcttggctgccaccatgccgcagtgcagccagcagcagctgaagcaggcgctcgttggtctcgtgcgaccgacgcgccacttcgaggcgttgccgctgcacttcgaggcgctgcgactgcacttcccgcattcccgccacctcctccccgaggtgccgcaggctctccatgtgggcctcgtggtgctgccgcaggctctgcaggtgggcctcgtggtgctgttagcaaagatgtgtaattagtttaattacagaagctcagtaacaaggccttcGTGTGTTGCATCCATCCCCATTTGCAGtctattgtcttgtcattgtatattcaaacactggaaatatctttctggcccatcaaacttgtgccgtcgcattccattaagatgtgttacattgctatacctgcttccttgaattcaacgccactttttttcttttggccacataattgcgtagatattcacacatgttatatcacgcgaatgcgtacaagatatcaccacaggactacacgtatacattatgcttgttcactgattaatataatttttagagaggtcatatgctcatcaatttcatacgcagaaatatatacatctgtggccttacacatacctgccggtttggCGGAAGCGggtgtcctcttgaactctggcttcctccaactggctctggcgaacgtatgcggcagtagctgtcatcacagcaccatcaagttcctgctgcctgggctgtctacggggtgcccgtggctctcgaggggtaggctgcggcacctggggggtagactgcggcacctgcggggttggctgcggcacctgcggggttggctgcggcacttgcggggttggctgaggcacctgcggggttggcggAGGCACCTGCGTGGTAGGCCGCGGCACatgggtggtaggccgcagcacctggggcgtagccggtggctcttcatgcaaggcaaaagcaaagactgctcattcactgttatccgacctacatagattgattgtcctaaccagtcactttgaaatgtcattatagctgcatagctacaataatgatacagaaaacaggtagttagagcaaaagatgccacagaaagttgctgtagcagtaacccttaagaagcacaaggaatctctattacaacatcatgtcatttgtagtcttgcatttctcctccatgaataAGAGCTGGATGTTAGACACAAATGTAATAGCAgcacagtgacgtactttacttcatagcaagatcatacagcaactgcaaacaacaatgctattacaaaagctaggtcactgccttacgtgtaaggccacttggcccagcaacagctgcagggcccgacaccacgaaagcagttgtcgctggtggatgtccgcgggaaccgctgggccctgcagcttcctccgaacttgcctcgtcctgcaatcagagtagtgttcagacattgcgagcagtgtgtgcaatgcgcatcatttacacaagttgctgctcgagtacataacctatattgtcacttgcacaaaaaaagggcttaaacattttgcaatattgtgttacaatgtaatgctgaaaatttgtgaggtcgcagcaggtcacacaaacaacacttttttaaatccaatgtacgcacctcgctatcggggaagtactcagggggggaaacaaggacccctcctgtcctcataaggacgtcgaggacgcggccgtccacgccacccactttgccacctccagtagccctgcaaacacgggaacaacgacaacgtgaaactacgttactgtcagcatcattagaagctcaaCTCTTCTCGCttgcggccctggccgcttcttttttcgctttatgggccatcttggcccaatggttgcgccaacggctggtggcctttacggctggcccctgtgcgttaagcaccgccgccacctcctcccacagttcgttttttcgagcagcagtcatacgtggcgagaactctgtagaagctctcgccaggtatgggtgctgctcgatgaactgcacgagaatagccgcctgctcttttgacacccgcggcccttttgctgccattttctctttgtcaatttcggaatttcagccggcccgcagcacagtaagaaatttagaggcaaacattctgtctaagctaagcgcctgcataaagtgctcactacgacttatttctgcctttttataccactaatgtcaaaaaaggtgaagtcactactcagATTTattgttgtagcagcttctttctgggagcgtatcagtgcaggaagtattaccgatgcagcgataactttgacgaaggtaccgttatgtcatggcggtgccctatggaaaatgccttgacagttctcgatccaccaTGTTGCAAAGTTTGTGGGAGATACgtgtttctcctccgtactcttggggacaaaggaacgacaacacagtagtgctaacagtcacaagggcatttattgcacctttcatagatccatgcctgctagccgagtggctatccacaaaacatgccgatgggcgcgcgacaaatctagaagtccgactcaccgcgagcgagcgaatatgttcgccccatgctggatcccaacgcctggtcgttcgcgtgttcggtcacgccaacggaggcgcgctcgaaggccgccacgcgaggcggtctcgcagaagcatgggtcgccgcgcgcgcgtgggacgtccacgccgtgcgccggacccgccgggaaaaagacAGCCCCTtctccctcggcgcccgagtaaccccgccgcggtgcgacggtcgcgccatctctcgcaccccgcttgtaccactccgagcgccgcgggcgccaggccacgcgagccgtgcgggaaaacagcatatcaggggatgcgctatgcgggagaacatcaggggaggcgcgagggtcgcgcatccccacatccccccaaccttaaatcacttattccggcgaaacatgtgacacggtctaacatcaacacgtgcttcgcgaacaaggtggtacatgcaacagtggccgcgccggggaaatgtccacacgctgtccataacatgcgagccgactgtccttggggtacaccgctggcgtccgccggtcaccgcagcagctttgcgactcgacggcacgatcccaggccaggactccggagacgacgacgcagtagtcggtacgagcaagcgtcgctcgcgccgacgcgccctgctggcaagagccgccgtagctgtcggtgaccgctggctcctttgtccgccgccgagggttgtgagctggatgcaggaggccgccgaagtcgctgcgccgaactggccacagcatcaccatcgcccggggtgacacgatcgtagtccggggcagccgcgcagacgatgtgcaggtgacagccagccaggggtgactccaatcacgctgcgtacactcaaaacactcggcaaacactaaagtagtgcaagggagaggaattctgcatgcgcatcgcccacgtggtacgatgttcaactcggctagcaaaagatcgggcagctactcagatgctaagttcacgtgaacgaagctcgctttcttgagtcgaacgagtaatttcaattcgtgcgaggctaactagaatgagggaagcaacttgcaacacctcaacgccacggtccaccaggttgtgtccctccacgtgcgacaggcagcttcgtaaagccttaggcctaaagcgtcgctaccctgacaacaaccggcatccaaaaacaacactcaaaatgagcgcaaaacaggcagccgcgagaagacgttagctctgtgaggtggtcctactccgctcggtgcacacagcatccgagttgacggcgcccaccgtcccagacggtgtcggagcgcccggtgccaggccgcaataccagtcagcccgtcgtggcacccgtggcccgcggccacccggctcccagagccgcgacttcatccgagtcaaagagatagaagaagctatttacataagaaattcggaccacccacgaggcttccgtactcactcgcttcaggcttgccactgctccgcgggcactcagcctcgctctcccaggatgaagaccatgtggctctcgtaccgacgaatgtcatcaaaaaaaaaacacttgcgaaaaggcttagcatgttgacatgttcaaacacactacagccaccgccgcctcgctcaagaaagcacgccgccgacactagcgatcaaaatccacgctagccctacgcttcggttcgaacaacggtctcgaacgaagcaacacttaaaattatcgtcctatgccccaagaggtccacgttgggcagccagatgtgggagatacgtgtttctcctccgtactcttggggacaaaggaacgacaacacagttgtgctaacagtcacaagggcatttattgcacctttcatagatccatgcctgctagccgagtggctatccacaaaacatgccgatgggcgcgcgacaaatctagaagtccgactcaccgcgagcgagcgaatatgttcgccccatgctggatcccaacgcctggtcgttcgcgtgttcggtcacgccaacggaggcgcgctcgaaggccgccacgcgaggcggtctcgcagaagcatgggtcgccgcgcgcgcgtgggacgtccacgccgtgcgcccgacccgccgggaaaaagacagccccttgtccctcggcgcccgagtaaccccgccgcggtgcgacggtcgcgccatctctcgcaccgcgcttgtaccactccgagcgccgcgggcgccaggccacgcgagccgtgcgggaaaacagcatatcaggggatgcgctatgcgggaaaacatcaggggaggcgcgagggtcgcgcatccccacaagtttgacctcgggggctacggataattcttcttggcccttcctaaaaaagaaattatcacacgtcagacatgcagcgaaaaccacacgacaatgcaagcagtacacgagcaatagttactcacctcaatcctgatctgacgggggcggggccgcaattacggaCACGCAAGGGACTGTCAGCTGTTCAGACGGACACGCTAgaggctgtcagctgttcacaggtaaacaaaggctgccattttgcgtgcgctcaacggcatggattggatgcacatccgactactatgtggctacggctttaaaaatagagcacttgcgtttgcatttctttggactgcggcagcttttgcgttgtaatgtaacaaaatgaatttgctttgcgcagcatggaagtccgcttttattaagtgccgttttacaaaacaaatttgctatacagtcccggaaaaagagaagagaatacgaaagaaacatccggccaatgaagggagcttctgattggacgatccaagaaaacgtcgtgcctacgtatacagaatttccaaaatcggtgacgtcacgcgaaaaggtgttggcatgaaaaaaggcattcctacaaaat
The nucleotide sequence above comes from Dermacentor andersoni chromosome 10, qqDerAnde1_hic_scaffold, whole genome shotgun sequence. Encoded proteins:
- the LOC140213515 gene encoding uncharacterized protein; protein product: MTATAAYVRQSQLEEARVQEDTRFRQTGSTTRPTCRACGSTTRPTWRACGTSGRRWRECGKCSRSASKCSGNASKWRVGRTRPTSACFSCCWLHCGMVAAKPLPPLRPHIIKGCKGSIGKEFVTYLKIC